In Bernardetia litoralis DSM 6794, the genomic window AAAAATATAAGAGATACAATAATGTCTTTATCTGCGTTAGGAGTATTAGTCGTTAGTTTATTTGGACTAGCTTTATTTATTAAATAATAATGTTAATAAACCAACCAATTATGAAAAAGATTCTTTTTTTAGCTTTATCAATTTTTGTCTTTTCTTGTCAATCAAATGAAGATACAAATCCAAAAGAAGCGTTTGAATTTAAAGTTCCTTCCAATTTTCCAGAGCCTGTTTATGATTTACAAGAAAACCCTGTAACAGTTGAAGGTTTTGAACTTGGAAAAAAATTATTTTATACAGGATTATTGTCAAGAGATGGAACTATAAGCTGTGGTTCTTGCCACGCACAAACATCTGGTTTTACACAACACGGACACGACCTAAGTCACGGAATTGATGACCAGCTTACTCTTAGAAATTCATTACCCATTCAAAATTTAGCATGGTCTAAAAATTTCTTTTGGGATGGAGGAGTTTTTCATTTAGATTTATTTGCCATTGCGCCAATAGAAGCAACCAATGAAATGGGTGAAACTTTACCTAATGTTTTACAAAAATTGAGAGATACAGAAGGTTTAGAGTCTCCAAAAACAGATTATCCATTGCTTTTTGAAAAGGCATTTGGCACAAAAGAAATTACAACTGACCGTTTTTTGAAGGCTTTATCACAATTTGAATTAATGTGTATTTCATCAAATTCTCGTTATGACAAACATATCAGAAACGAAAGTACACAAGAAAATAAATTAACAACACAAGAATTAGAAGGATTAGAGTTATTTGAACAAAATTGCTCAAATTGCCATTCAACAACACTTTTTACAGACCAAAGTTATAGAAATAATGGTTTAGAAGTAGGCAATCCAAACGATACAGGAAGACACCGAATTACACAAATAGATGAAGACAAATTTTTATTTAAAGTACCAAGTTTGAGAAATGTAGAAGTTACACGCCCCTATATGCACGATGGAAGATTTAGAAGTTTGGAAACTGTTTTAGACCATTATACAGATGGAATTGAAGATTCTGAAACTTTAGATGAAAGCCTAAAAGGAAATTTAAAAATTGACCTTAACCAAGAAGAAAAAGAAGCTATTATTGCTTTCTTGAAGACACTAACTGATAATGAATTTTTGAATAATTCTATCTTATCTGAATATTAATTTTATAAAATAAATTTGACAAGGCTAAATGTATAGCTATTGTTAAAATTTTAAATACTTTTGACTATGAAAACTCTAATCATTTTTGCTGTATTTGTAACTTCATTGTTATTTATTGCCACCCCTTCAAAAGCCTGTGATTTGTGTGGTTGTGGAGCAGGAAATTATTATTTGGGAGTAATGCCACAGTTTCAAAAAAACTTTGTGGGTTTGCGTTATCGCCAATCAAATTTTGATTCACATTTGGGAAGTGCTAGTGAATATTCTTCGCTCTTCGAAACTCAAGAGCGTTTTTATACTGCCGAAATTTGGGCTAGATTCTATCCACATCCAAAATTGCAAGTGTTAGCTTTCTTGCCTTATCAATGGAATTTTCAAGATGAGAATAACAAAACAAAATCACTTAGTGGAATGGCTGATGCTTCTGTATTGGCTCAATATGAAATTTTGAATACTACAAATGATACTATTTCTCAAAAATTTGAGCATAGTTTTTTTGTAGGAGGTGGCATAAAATTACCAACAGGAAAGTCAGATTATAATGATGAAGATGCCTTGCAGGTTGCAAATGCAAACTTTCAACTCGGTACAGGAAGTACAGATTTTATCCTGACTACTCAATATACAATTCGTTACAAAAAGGCAGGTTTTACAGCTGATTTGTCATATAAAATTAATACAGAAAACAGCCAAGATTATCGTTTTGGAAATCGTGTAAGTAGTAACGCATCTCTTTTTTATGTCAAACAAATAGGAAAAGTGGGTATTATGCCTACTGTGGGAGCATATTATGAGCATAGCCAACAAGATATAAGAGAAGATAAAACAGTTTTTGATACAGGTGGGAATTTGCTTAATGCTGTTTTTGGAACACAGATTTATACTGGACGTTTTATGTTAGGACTAAATTATCATACTCCTTTGAAGCAAAATTTAGCCAATAATCAGATAAAATCAAATGATAGATTTATGATTCAGACGGCATTTTTGTTTTAGAGAAATAAGTTACTTTTCAATAAAAAATGTATTTTGAAGGTAGATTTTATATTATCAACTTACTTTCAAGCTATGAAAAAATTACTTTCTGTTTTTATTGTTGTCTTTGCATTTTGCTTTACTTCTTGTTCAGATTCTGAAAATACTCAAAATGATAGAATTGCAAATATGTCAGCCGAAGAACTGGCATATAATTTTCCACATCTTTTTGATTCGCCTCCTCCACAAGAGTTTGTCATTGATACAGAACAAGATACAGTCATTTTTGGAAAATCTGGAACTTTACTTGCCATTGAAGCAGGAACTTTTACAGATGAAAACGGAAATCCATTGAAAGGAAAACTTACGTTAAATCTCAAAGAAGCTCTATCACTTTCTGACATGCTGGAAAACAAACTCACTACTCAAACGCAAGACGGACAAATTTTGCAAAGTGGTGGAATGTTTGAATTTACAGCCAAATCAGATAAAAAGGGAAAGATAAATATTTCAAAATCGATTCATGCAGAAGTTCCGACACAGCAAAAAATAGGCGATATGTCGGTTTATGAAGGAATACAAGTAAGCGAAGGTGCGCCTGTTCAATGGAAAAAAGAAAAAGAATTGGAAAACTGGCTTACAGAAATTCCATTAGAAAGACTTGATTTTTTTCCTAAAAATAATATTACAGAAGATGAAGGGTATGTTTCTGCTAATCAACAACTAGATAATAATTCTTCTGAAAGCATTTTCCGTTTTGTTCAAGAGGCAGCAGAAGAACCTAAAATTTGTGGTATTTCAAAGTACATTTTAGAAGGACTTTCAGACAAGAAGTTTCAAGGAACTTTTATTTCTACTTACGAATTTGAAAAGCGTTTGAAAGTAATGAATGAATGTTGTGGAAATGACTTGATAGCAATTTATCTCAAAAACTTAGATAAAAACTTATGGGAATCGGATAAATTAGCAGCCGAATACCTTACCAAAAACAAAAAATGTAGAGCATCAATTTTTGAAGAATTTGCAGCCGAAAAAGCAACCAAAGTAAAACCAAAAGGAAAAGTAAACCGAGCTTTACAAAAATATATTAATAAAATTTTTAAAAATAAAGAAAAGGCTTGGGCAAAATTTAAAACTGATTTTGATAAATGGGACAAGAAAAAAGAAAAATTACAGACAGAAGTCGTTGAGAAATTAGAAAATGAAAGAAAATTTTCAGAACGTTTGAATTATTCCTTTGATTTGAACAGACTTGGATGGACAAATATTGATATGTTAATGAAATATCCAAACCAAATTGCTGTTGATTTTGATATAAAAGTAAAAGGTTTAGAACTCAAAGAAGCAGGAAGAGTATTTTTAATTTTCCCAAATGAAAAGATAATTGTTGATTTAAGTAGAAATGAAAAAGGTAATTTTTATGGAAAACAAGGAAATGAAAATGTCATTTATTTGCCAAAAGGAACAGATATAATTTTAAAAGCCGTTACAGGAAAAAACAAACAACTTTATACAGGAGAGCTTGACTTGGTTATCAAAAGTAAAATCAAAAAAACTATCAAAACTACTGAAACGACGGATAAAAAAGTAGCTGACAGAATAAAAGAATTTGAACAACAAAGAATGATAACACAAACAGTTTCAAATCCAAGTATTGCTACAACTAGCTTTACTAGAAATCCTATTATTACACGTAGAGATTTTTCAGCCAAAAAATTTGAACAAGCCTTAGAAAATCATTACAAAAGTAAACCTGTTTTAGAGGATTACAAGGAATGTTGTTTTGAAATAGATTTGGTAAAAGGAAAACAACTTTTTGAAAATGATTGTAGGCAATGTCATGCCATTCATAAAAAAATAGTAGGTTCTGCTTTGGCTGGTTCGGAATCTAGGTGGGGGAACCGCCAATATCTTATTGAGTTTATTAGATATCCTGAAAAAGTAATCATGGAATCAAGAGAAACTGATAACATATATCCATATCGCCTTTATGAAGAATATGGACAAATGATGCCAAATCATGATCATTTGAGCGACGACGATATTAGTTCTATTTTAGATTATATTGAAACAGAATCAAAAAAATATTCTTATTCAGATTTTAAAGAAAAAGAAAACTAAATCTATTCACAGTTTTTTTAATTGTAATTCATGTAGTGTATACTTTTGTGTGCAAAAATGTAGCTCTAGTTTGCTTCCTAGCCAGTGAGTAATCCTGCCATTGTTTTGTATTTATAAACTAGAAATGTGTATTCAGTTTAGCTATACTGAGGACTACGTCGTTCTTAGAACTGAATAAAAAGCTTCCTCAGAAAATTATGGTAAAACCAAATCTAGCCTATAAAAAAATAGTAGGGTACAGTAATAAAAAATAAAATACCATAACTCAATTTTTTGAGAGTAAATAACTTTCAAAATTAGGTGGTGTTGCACAAAGTATGATTTTTAGTAAAGCATTTCAGAGTAGCAAAATTATTCAACTAAAAACTACCAGCAATGCCGTTGTTGGTGTTTTAGCGAAGCGACACCAACAACATAAATAACCTATCATTCTTTTTACAACACCATCCAAAATTAAAATGTTTTGGCTTTTTGGTGTTCTATCCATTATCTTTACTCAAAAAAAGCGTTATTTGTAGTATGAAAGAAGAAGAAAAAAACATAGAAGCAAAAGCAAAACTCAATTTTAAAGAGTATCTCCGACTGAATTTTTCACTGTTATTACGCAGCAAAATGGTTTGGTTGAGTATTTTTTTGGCTACCATGCTTGTAATAATGCTTTTAGAAAAACGTATTATAGATGGAGAATGGGCAGATTCAGAACTAAAACTTGGTTTACTTTTGAGTTTGATGGTATTTTTATTTTTAGTATTACCCATACTAACCTACCGAAGAACAAAGAATTATTTTGAAAAAAATCCTTCTCTTTCTGAGTTAACTACATTTTATTTCGAAGCTCAACGCATCGAAGTAGTTACCTTAGAAAGTCATACTACACTTACTTGGAAAAGAATTTATAAAATAAGAGAATTTAAACATTACTTACTTATTTATCAAAATAGACATATTGTATATGTAGTTCCTAAAAAAGCTTTTGATTCTGCTTCAGATATGGAAACTGTAAAAAATATGATTCGTACCAAAACTAAATTAGGAAATAAGCTAACAAGCTAAACTATCAAATGTAAATAATTAGCACTCAATTTTTTATATTAGCACAAACATTTTACTCAAAAAATATATGCTTTGTTCTGTTTCTACTTTTGGTTTAGTTTTACTTTTTTTAATTATCGGTGCTTTTTTTGCTCTGATTTCATTAAACATTGGTAAAATTTTTCGTCCTGATAATCCTACAAAAGAAAAATTATCCACTTATGAATGTGGCGAAGAAACTGTAATTGGAAATTGGGGGAAATTCAATATTCGTTTTTATTTAATAGCTCTGGTTTTTGTGCTTTTTGAAGTAGAAATTATTTTTTTATTTCCTTGGTCAAAAATTCTGACAGATGCCAAATTACAAGCCTTAGAAAGTAACTGGAAAATTTATGCTTTCACAGAAGGATTATTATTTATTGGTATATTAGTACTTGGTTTGGCTTATCTTTGGAAAAGTAATCTATTAGACTGGCAATTTGATTTTTCAAAAAAAGATAAACAACAAGTAAATTTATCAGAAAATTTTACAGTTGTTCAACAAGGCACAAACGAAAAACTAAATACTAAAAAAGAGAATAACGAAACAATTCCTAGTTCTCTTTATCAACAAATAAATACACGCTATACTTAAAGAGTTGCTATTTAATGAAATGAATTTGAACAGATAACTATCTCACTTTTTATCAAAATCGACATTTAATAATTATTTCTTTATTATCCATCAAATTATGACTTGGATTAAATTACTTCTTAGCTTAGGAACATCTTTTGCTGTTTGTTTGCTACTTATTCCCGAAATTATCAAAATTGCTAACTCTCGCAATATACATGACATTCCCAATGAGCGAAAAATTCATACTGGAAAAATATGTTCTTTTGGAGGAGTAGGAATTTTCTTTGGATTTATTATTTCTACATTGATATGGTCTTTTGTAGATATGACTCTAAATATGGAGTTTTTGCTTGGAGCTGTTTTGGTTATGGTAGTGGTAGGAATGAGAGATGATTTTTTGCCTTTAAGTGCTTTTTGGAAATTGGTAGGACAGTTTGTAGCAATAGCTGTTCTTTTGATTGGAGATATTCGTATTTTTTCTCTGTATGGATTCTTGGGGATATATGAATTACATTTTATTTTTAGTTATTTAATTACTGGTTTTATTGTAATCGTAATCACAAACGCCTTTAATTTAATTGATGGAATTGATGGATTAGCTGGCTCAGTTGCCTTGATTGTATTTAGC contains:
- a CDS encoding cytochrome-c peroxidase, whose translation is MKKILFLALSIFVFSCQSNEDTNPKEAFEFKVPSNFPEPVYDLQENPVTVEGFELGKKLFYTGLLSRDGTISCGSCHAQTSGFTQHGHDLSHGIDDQLTLRNSLPIQNLAWSKNFFWDGGVFHLDLFAIAPIEATNEMGETLPNVLQKLRDTEGLESPKTDYPLLFEKAFGTKEITTDRFLKALSQFELMCISSNSRYDKHIRNESTQENKLTTQELEGLELFEQNCSNCHSTTLFTDQSYRNNGLEVGNPNDTGRHRITQIDEDKFLFKVPSLRNVEVTRPYMHDGRFRSLETVLDHYTDGIEDSETLDESLKGNLKIDLNQEEKEAIIAFLKTLTDNEFLNNSILSEY
- a CDS encoding YcxB family protein — encoded protein: MKEEEKNIEAKAKLNFKEYLRLNFSLLLRSKMVWLSIFLATMLVIMLLEKRIIDGEWADSELKLGLLLSLMVFLFLVLPILTYRRTKNYFEKNPSLSELTTFYFEAQRIEVVTLESHTTLTWKRIYKIREFKHYLLIYQNRHIVYVVPKKAFDSASDMETVKNMIRTKTKLGNKLTS
- a CDS encoding NADH-quinone oxidoreductase subunit A → MLCSVSTFGLVLLFLIIGAFFALISLNIGKIFRPDNPTKEKLSTYECGEETVIGNWGKFNIRFYLIALVFVLFEVEIIFLFPWSKILTDAKLQALESNWKIYAFTEGLLFIGILVLGLAYLWKSNLLDWQFDFSKKDKQQVNLSENFTVVQQGTNEKLNTKKENNETIPSSLYQQINTRYT
- a CDS encoding c-type cytochrome; protein product: MKKLLSVFIVVFAFCFTSCSDSENTQNDRIANMSAEELAYNFPHLFDSPPPQEFVIDTEQDTVIFGKSGTLLAIEAGTFTDENGNPLKGKLTLNLKEALSLSDMLENKLTTQTQDGQILQSGGMFEFTAKSDKKGKINISKSIHAEVPTQQKIGDMSVYEGIQVSEGAPVQWKKEKELENWLTEIPLERLDFFPKNNITEDEGYVSANQQLDNNSSESIFRFVQEAAEEPKICGISKYILEGLSDKKFQGTFISTYEFEKRLKVMNECCGNDLIAIYLKNLDKNLWESDKLAAEYLTKNKKCRASIFEEFAAEKATKVKPKGKVNRALQKYINKIFKNKEKAWAKFKTDFDKWDKKKEKLQTEVVEKLENERKFSERLNYSFDLNRLGWTNIDMLMKYPNQIAVDFDIKVKGLELKEAGRVFLIFPNEKIIVDLSRNEKGNFYGKQGNENVIYLPKGTDIILKAVTGKNKQLYTGELDLVIKSKIKKTIKTTETTDKKVADRIKEFEQQRMITQTVSNPSIATTSFTRNPIITRRDFSAKKFEQALENHYKSKPVLEDYKECCFEIDLVKGKQLFENDCRQCHAIHKKIVGSALAGSESRWGNRQYLIEFIRYPEKVIMESRETDNIYPYRLYEEYGQMMPNHDHLSDDDISSILDYIETESKKYSYSDFKEKEN